The window ATTAATGAATTTCTAATCGCATTATGAAATTACAGTGCTCTCAATAAGTGTTTTTGAAGTTTAAGTTCAACACCAGCACAACCGACTTTCTTTGTAGGACTGAACATTCATTATGAATTCCATTTGGTCATTGTAAAATTTCTTCTAACTgccaaaatgaattaaaatatattttgatttgtttttttcctaacaaTTCAAAAAAATCTAGAGTATAACCACCGTCTTTAACCATGATGAAATATGCCATTTGCATTTGTATATTGTTATATAAGATGCAAACTTCTATTAAGAaggtattatttttctctttctaggtgCATGGAAATCTTACAGCTGGTCATGGGCTCCTAGTGGAGTTGATAATCACATTTCAGTTGGTGTTTACTATCTTTGCCAGCTGTGATTCAAAACGAACTGATGTCACTGGTTCAATAGCTTTAGCAATTGGATTTTCTGTTGCAATTGGACATTTATTTGCTGTAAGTTTCCAACTCTATTTAAATAATTggtccatttcatttttcttctccttagaACTAGACTAAAGATTTCTTTAATGGCCACTTTGGCTACTATTTAACTTactgtttcttcattttaagaGATAATTTTTTTGTCAACTGTCATAAGGAATGTTGATATAACTTACCGATAGAAATCTCCAAGTGGGTTGGTTAATGGCATCAAGTGGTAGTGAATGAcactagaaatattttaataatacctgaagttcatttcatttttcccataGATCAATTATACTGGTGCCAGCATGAACCCTGCCCGATCTTTTGGACCTGCTGTTATCATGGGAAACTGGGAAAACCACTGGGTAAAagtgtttattattgttattatcttccTATAGCTGAGAACAATGACcaattgtttgtttttcatttgtttattgttgtatattttcctttttccctttttatgacaCCTTCCATAAAGATTAGGGAAATACTAGCACAGATCTGCTGCAAAACATTCCATCTTACATCTGTTCTATGCCTGCAGGAAGGACCTTATAAATGTCCTGCTTTTTGTGTTATGTGTGATAAGTTGTGTGGCAGAATTTAGTGCACACTTTTAGGTGACCTATCAGAAGTAAATTTAAAAGTGAGGGGATAGGATGGGTGGGTTTCtcaagtaaacaaaaacaaatcttacTCAGCAGTGAAAGAAAGCATACTTTTGGAAAGCCAAGAACTTGAAAACTGTCCAGGTTAGACATGTTTACCCTCTTTATTTACCAAAGCATGAATTCAATTAATCATATGGGAACTGGAAGCATCCCAACAGCAAGCAGATCATGTAGACTATATAATATAACAACTGTTACTATGAAAAcacagttttaaaatattatgtaaaatataaacatataaatatatatttataaacatatataaactgTGTGAGATTAAGGAATATATTCAGTCAGgtatctaaataaataatatagtgGTACTGCCTCAAGACAacaaggtttttattttctaacTTAATCAGTTTTATTTGGGTAAATTCTTGGAACAGGTTTGGAAAAGTGCAAAGGATAATTTAGCAGTTTTAAAGACTGATCCCAAGCAAGATTAAAATCTGTAGGGTCTGATCTAGTCAGTCCAATCAGATGTTAGAAACGTAAAGATATCAAGGAAGGTAGATGACAAAGTTatacaaaagaaatcataagtattaaatatatatacatatcgatatgaatatatatgtgtgtatgtatgtataaagaatTAATTCCATTTTGTATCTTTCTCTGTCCTTTAGTGTTCATGATCCAAATACATTACTGGTTTAAAGTTCCCTTTAAACCATTCccagaggaaaaatgaaaacatgaaagaaaaaaaaaaagatcactaatatttaaattatttcaaaggaAGAATCTACTTTAGctaaaaaaacatacatataacTTCTTTGAAAAACATAAAACTGTTTCTCAAAATCAAGGTATTTAGGTAGTCAACTAAGTGTCTAGATTTTCCTTATTTGAAGCTGATTCTATATAAAATCAGCCTTGTTAATCAAATGAGTTTTTAACCAAAGAAATAAAGAGCAAAGATATTTGGGGGAGGGTTCTCATTTCCCACAttgaaaaggaacaaagaaaataaactctTACAATTCTTTTTATGTTCAAGATAAGGAACCCAGTTCTACAGCCACTATGTCCACAGTTTGATCGATTGTGTTTGCTACAGATACAGCTTAAAGTtggaatttagtttttattttgcaGTAAAAAAGCTgcataaaaggaattttcctgAACTTAGTGAACACCATTTGACTgtgtcttttcaaaaaaaaaaaaaaaaaaaaaaaagactgaagtaGCTAAAAATTGGTTAATAGCACACCCTAAATGGTTTCTCTAATGGCAGAATTCCAATTCATTAGAAATCTTAATTTCACCTCATAGATAATTTCATCAACTTTGACTAGTTGATTTTTATGTCCCATCCCATATAAATCAGGTTATTTATCACTCCAATATTCAATCAGTTCACCTTTGTTAAAGAGGAAGCtaagtgatacaatggatagagcatttgACTTGAAGCccggaagacctgaattcagtcAGCCTCAGATGCTTTACTAATTGTGGtatcctgggcaactcatttaacttctatctgcttcaatttatttatctttaaaataagaataataatagcacctacctcttggTGTTGTTCTAAGCATAAACTAATATTTGtagaaacattttgaaaagctTAAATTGGTatctaaatgctagctactatatttttaaagacctaagcactgaaaatattatattcctaattaagaacaagaatgaaaatattgtggcatttacaaataaaaccaattcaccaaaatttaggaaaatcatggGAGAAAAATGGAGCTCTTTCTAGTTATTCTTCTCACATTTCCTTCTGCAAATTTTCAGTGGGGTGCTTTATAGCTAAATCCAAATATTGTCAAGTCTGTACTGTGAACGTGACCTCAGAGAAAAACCAGTAAGAGACCGGCAATtctaaggaagaataaaaacacCTCTGgaaattcttttgtatttatttcaagtGCAAGTGAAGAATTCATAACATATGTATGGTTTTCAATACAGCCAAGAAAAAAAGTGCTCTGACTTTAGAAACTAAtacaacaagaagaaaagaatcaaaaagagattttttttaaaaaaagaatggaagaaaggaggaatcTTTCTTGTTTTCTGCTCAAAAATGTACTCAAGGTCCATAGATTGAGATGAATTATTGCGATGCCTTACTTTTTCTATATAGctcagttttcttcagatataTAAACCCCACTAAACTAGTCAAATTCTACAttcaaatgctttttgttttcttttggaataATAATTTTCAACAGCTTTCTATTATTTCATCATTCTGCAGATCTACTGGGTAGGACCAATCATTGGAGCTGTCCTTGCTGGTGGCCTTTACGAGTATGTCTTCTGTCCTGATGTAGAACTTAAACGCCGTTTTAGAGAGGCCTTCGGTAAGACTTCTCAGCAAACTAAAGGGACCTACATGGAGGTGGATGACAACAGAAGTCAGGTAGAAACCGATGATTTGATCCTGAAACCTGGATTAGTCCACACAATTGACATTGAAAGGGGGGacgaaaagaagggaaaagatccATCCAGTGAAGTGTTGTCTTCAGTATGACTATCAAGTGGCACTGAAAGCAGAGAAGACCCCTCAGATTTCCTTCCACCCATTAAAGAAACAGATTTGTTATAAATCAGATACATGCAGATCTTCTGGTTAGTGAAGGAGGAAGCAACTTCTCAGCTGTTTTATGTCAGAGTCCTCAGTCTCTAAATGTTAAATACCTCCTTCTCCCTATCAAGATAGGAAGGAGACCTGTAGTGGGTCCCAAATTCTAGAAGATATTCCTAAGCATACTCCCaaattaaatatacataaatgtttatttctatcCCCATTTATCAGCAGTCAATAGTGAACTGAAAGTACAGATGTTTAAGGTACAAATTGGCAGTTGAGAACTGCCTGGAAACTGTCTATGGACATATATTTATCAGATTGTTCTTCTGACACATGATGGGCTGTTGTCAGCCCCAATTAGACTGTTTTACTATATTAAGCATTCTTTGCAGATTTATCAGTGGTAATGTACAATAAGGCACACATTCATTTAAACTCAGAGGTGTAATTACTTATGTTCCTCTACCCCCACATGCCCACTTCAGCAGgcaatcacttaaaaaaaactgCACCcctgaaaaataacattttaataggGGTTTTTTTAAGTGATAGTAATTGCAAATGGTTCTTATTAAACTGATATTACACATATCTATCTTTTACATGGCATATGTCACTTCCCACTGATATTATAGTCCAACTGAAAAGTTCAAGATTGAAACATTCtcaaatatagtatatatacatatacatatatatatatgttgttttctatGTCCACTCTCACCAAACATCTAACTTTTGAGGTTCACCTATTGAAATTTAGTCCTACCATGAATCCCAGGTCCATATGGGAATCAGTATGTTCCCATACTTCAATCTGTAAGATCCAGGAAATATGAATTCTtgtatcaaaggaaaaaaaggttaatCTGTTTTCAATGCACTTACTTAAATAAACTAAGGTGTGTTAATTTGTATCATCTCAACATTAACCAcacttatctttttaatttattagaaaatCTGGGGTTATTCTGTGTTTGTTTGTCATTAATGTTGGTTAACTATATTTAACCATCAGATAAGACATATTTTGATAACATAAACATTACATTAATTGTGACTGTTATTGTTAGATAAAACACTACTTACCTAAGCCATGTCCAATACAAAAACACTAATTGATCCAGACTATACTTGTTAAAGTGACCTACTCAGTCTCATTGATAAGAAAGTCCACCTCATTTCTTATTCAACTGGTGAATAATCAGCATTACAAGTGTGATATCTTATGGGTAagggaaattgagaaagaaaaggcatcAGGAAGAAACTGGGAccagataaaaaggaaaacatcagAATGTTCTGCCTGCAAAGATGGCCTTTCATTTATAGAATTGTAGTGGATAACCCAACAGAAGTAAATTTAATGGATTTTTGTTAAACAGACtcatttctttgttataagagtatatataaatagtttctatttattttgcttttgccttATTCAGTATTGAGTTCTCTGGAAACCCCAGCTCATATAGTTTTAACTGTCTAGGCTTTAGTCTAAAACAAAGAGCTGCAAATGTCAATTTCACTGAACAAAACCCAGTAGAAGTGAAGTAAAAACCCATCACTGCAAGGGGTAGCTTGTAAATAGCTGATAACCAAGAGTTCCCCTCTCCCAAGCACAGCTCCAACTGAGAAGTACTTTTTAGCGTTAATGGCAGCTGTGTGTCTGTGGCAGTGAGATAATGGACCATTATTAAACCTGATTCTCTTCGGTGCTAGGAAAGCCGGGAGGCTGCTTGAGAAAGGTAATGCCAGTGCAGCCGGCTGGGTAGTGCCAATGGCATTTGGTGATGGGGCCTGCCTAAGTTCCAGGCACTCTCCTTGGGATAAGCACCAAGGGTAGAGCTCTACTTGGCCAATAATTCATTTCTCCAGCTCCAAGTTACTTGCTTGGCACTGGTTTCTGTAGAGCCAAGTGTGAAAGTCACCTGAGGGCTGTGTTCGATAGCTTTGCCAAATGCCTGAATACAACACCGTCAAAGGGGCTTAACATCAGTGGTTGTGTTTTCCTAGTATAGGTCCAACTATCAATTATCAGTAGATAAACCAGTTCAGAGATAAACTAGGTTAACCAGCCAAAGTTAACAGATTTTCCTGCCCCCTTTGCCATAAAAAAGTCACTTTATATCATAATTTTCCTGATGGCAATAATTTTTAGCAATATTCTTCCATATTACATTTGTATACACATTTCTGTGTGCATAAGAGATACAACCACAGCTACTTCATCAaagcagagaagaagaaaaatggtgcatgtttttagtttttaaaatatttcatttgaagttTGGAAacaaaaagacttttattttaatagatgtttttgcttaatatttcataaatatatgcTTTTAAGGGACTTATTAagggaaaatattataaatgcaagaactataaaaatgtctttcttaaatTCTAGTATTTTAGAGGCATGAAGCAAATGAACACATAAGTTGTGAGTtgggatgtaatttttttttttttttgcatatgaggtaacatattttgtatttcacTCAAGGCTTTGCCAGTAAAAAGTAATGAAATTGTACCTTTCTAATGACATCTCTGCAGCAGGGGTCTATTGCCTTGTGGATGACAccaaattatccatgtgtattaGGAGACTGAGgctttttcctttaatctctttttattaatgAAGTGCATAGTGCCTGTCCCAGGAGAGCACTACTGCCTGATATACAGAAGAGagatcagagaggaaaaaaaaaactagtaaaaaCACAAAGGAATTGTGCCTGACCATGAAAATGATTCCTACCTTTCTCTTTAAAGGTACATAATGGAATGAATTGTAGGCACAGAGATGGCCCAAGCATCCCTGAATAGTAAAATAAATCTAACTATGAAGATCtgtttattttgtcaaaagttatAGATAGCAAAGGGATGTTTTGGATTTGGGTGTTTAGAGGATGGGTGGGAAATCAGGATGAAATGCCTGATTTCAAAGAAGTAGTCAGACACTTAAAGGAAGTGTTGACTGGTAGTTCAATAATggattacaaaaaatatatatcaatattttcTATACTTTACATCACTCCTGTCACTTTGCTctgtaaccttgagcaaatcacttgccTCCTTTTAGTATGTGCTTCTAAGGAATGCATTGAATTTCAACCGAGATTTGAAATATTGGGACAAAATGTAGATGAAGTTTGAGATAAAACACAGATAAAGAAAAGTGAGTTAGTTGGGATCAtaaaatcttagagatcattttgtcTGCTCCtctcacttttcagatgaggaaactgaggcccaagatcccacagtttaaaaaaattttgaaaaaaccTAGATTCacactcagatcttctgactccaaacacGATACCCTTCTTTGCTCCATACTGATCTTCATTTGTTTGGAATTTAATTTCACCTTATCAACTAGGAAGAGTTTCTAAACAGGCCCAGTCAGAGTATTCTTTTCAGGCTGGGAAAACTGGCAAAATATCATTAGTTAAATTACCTTAAAATCAGAAAATGGAGTTTTATATTCAAAAGCTAAAATAAACTTAACTTACTCCCTTTTCTTGATATAACAGATCACAATTTGAACTCTACAGACCATAATCCAATTAACATAAAAGCTACTGAAAATTACTGTATATGGTATTTTCtaatacacattttaaaacattttactgGAAAGTAATCATGTCTTTCCTAACTAATTTACTGATGAGAAGATTATTAGAAAAATACAGTtatctttgggggagggggaaaatttatAAGGTTTAACTCACTTCAtctcaaatatattttctagcacttaaattttcatatattatgtatatataaatttagtcAATGTAGCAAGTCATTCTACaccttgatttttaaatacatatcaAGGTTTGAGGCAAGAAGGATCTctttcagtaaagaaaaaaattaaatttgtagtCTTCTTTTCCCTgtaaagtgataaaaaaaaaaaggtgcaatGGGTCCAATCCCTGCTGAGGGGAACCTGTCACAGATTAGAAGGGTTgtagattataaagaatttttgtGAGAATCTGTCTTATTTAATTAGCTAAGTACCATCTCTTCAGTTCCTTCACATTCCCCACCATATTGAAATAAAGTAGGTGGGACTAGAAATTGCTTATAATTGCCCAGACATTGTTTATAGGAGAGGGAAAAGATCATTGTAAGATAGGACCTTGCTGGAGTATACAATACATATGCCATCTCTCCTACCATTCCCACTTAGCTCTGTATAACCATTTTCCCATCACAGATCACCACCCTCAAAAATGAACAATCTACCACACCCATCTGACACAGTACTAGTAATGCCATCAGACAAGACCACCTTCATAATGCTTAACTTCCACCACCTCAGCTGATATTCCATAGCTACTGATTTATTGTTGTAAATATTCATTATGAACCCTAATAATGGTAACAACTGTTATATTAGTAGCCAAATCTCCTTTGTATTTGATTTACTGTTACTCagtgtttctctatttcttttggaTGACTTTTCTTCTCAGAGGTGGTATGTGCTACCTCTCAGTTAATGAAGATGGAACTGATGTTTGAAActcatatttctttgaaataaataatagaaattttaTGCTAGATCAAAAATCCAGCAACTTTACTTTGCTAATGTCTGGGACTTTTGAAAAAAGTACATCAAATATTATAAACTGTGCAGTGTTGGCAAGGTACATCAAATTTAAGCAAAATTCATTGTAAAAGGTatcaaatcaaaaggatgaaaatataCCTAATTTGTGTAACCCACCATCATATGTGTTAAGTAGCTTTTGGGATTAATTAAATAAGCAAGCAatgcataaaaacaaaaaaacaagtatttatcatttttatgaccCAAGTCAGAATAAAATTGTAATTCACAATAATCTAAGGAAAATAAACTGAACATATGGCTATATTCAcagttatttattaaatgaaatgttAATTGTTACTATGATACTAGAATTAATGTCACAGGGCTTTAAACTACAATTGCATTtggaataatatattaaaaatatgatcAAATTGATTGATTTCCACTAGTTATACTGTATCTCATAACATTAAACTTTTTGCAAATAAACTGTTGTttgcttaaaataaaaatcagtgtgGTGTTTGATATCTTcaagtttttgctttttcttttctctacgaGTTAAGTTTGTTTTCCCTAGAAAAGTATTAAGAATGTGCTGATCTTGGGAGCTTCCAGTGGAATGGATAGTTGTTGATGACATTTGATTATATTCCTCATCAAATAAAATATCCATGGAGTGAAGTACCAGcagtcaataagtattcattGAGTACCCACAGAGTGGTACTTAGCAGGAGACCCAAAACTAATAACAAAAATTCTATTACATAGGTCAAAGTGTCTATATTAATTTTGACATAAGATATTCCACTGGCTATTTACCTTTATATCAAGGCTTAAGCACATATTCAGTTATGCAAATTACTTGGgacaaaaagtgaaataattaaatttattgacatatcttaaaattgttttgaggAATGCCTATGTGGATTAAGTCCCTACTAGGCATTAGGGCTGCCATTCTTGGTAGCTTTATTGCTCTTCCACCAAGTTGACGGCTTACTGCTCCAAGGCAGCTTTCAAAGCTATAGATTCTGTTAtgagttttcccttctatttctgttgTTGATATGCTATTTGACCTTCAGCCAATTACTTTGTTTCTCGGTTTTCTATGAAAtggaaactaataaaaaaaatgacttgtgaatttttacatctttaaaaatttgaCATATGCAAAATATCCTCCTTTTGCAAGAATcactttttttattcaatttatcaTAGATTTCACAGGATTTTGACAcatatttaattctttatcaTGAAACCACACTTTTGTCACACTGGATATGAAGTTTACTGTTGATGAACATTCATTTTCTCAAGTCTAGTCTTGATTATAGCCCATAAGTTTTCTTCAAAGTTTAAATCAGATCTTTTCTCAGGCCACTGAAGCATATTTATTGTCATCTCATGatcatttttcttaacttttcatgACATGTGGTTTGGTGCAAGTTCATGTTATAGTAATCTCTTtagacctttttttaaaattttagaatgctTCTGCTCCTCTGTATATAAACCTATGTATCAGAGTTCATCATTccctcaaaaggaaaaatatatccaGCCCCAGTGGTATTTTTAATCCCCCAAAATTTAGGAggatattttatgtgtgtgtatgtatgtatgtattctgtTAAGAATGCTCATGTCTTCAAAGAATAAACAATATTATTCTAGCATCTCATATATGCCTTATCACTACCATCCCTCATCATCTCATatctggactattgcagtagcGTACTGCTTAGTCatcttgatatcttttatttttccattctatccTCTGCAAActctctattacctccaggatcaaccATAAAATGTTCTGTCTGGCTTTCCTTCATAAACTGGACCCTT of the Sarcophilus harrisii chromosome 1, mSarHar1.11, whole genome shotgun sequence genome contains:
- the AQP4 gene encoding aquaporin-4 isoform X2, which produces MVAFKGVWTQPFWKAVAAEFLAMLIFVLLSLGSTINWGGTEKPLPVDMVLISLCFGLSIATMVQCFGHISGGHINPAVTVAMVCTRKISLAKSVFYIAAQCLGAIIGAGILYLVTPPSVVGGLGVTTVHGNLTAGHGLLVELIITFQLVFTIFASCDSKRTDVTGSIALAIGFSVAIGHLFAINYTGASMNPARSFGPAVIMGNWENHWIYWVGPIIGAVLAGGLYEYVFCPDVELKRRFREAFGKTSQQTKGTYMEVDDNRSQVETDDLILKPGLVHTIDIERGDEKKGKDPSSEVLSSV
- the AQP4 gene encoding aquaporin-4 isoform X1 — encoded protein: MSDRTASRRWGKCGPLCKRESIMVAFKGVWTQPFWKAVAAEFLAMLIFVLLSLGSTINWGGTEKPLPVDMVLISLCFGLSIATMVQCFGHISGGHINPAVTVAMVCTRKISLAKSVFYIAAQCLGAIIGAGILYLVTPPSVVGGLGVTTVHGNLTAGHGLLVELIITFQLVFTIFASCDSKRTDVTGSIALAIGFSVAIGHLFAINYTGASMNPARSFGPAVIMGNWENHWIYWVGPIIGAVLAGGLYEYVFCPDVELKRRFREAFGKTSQQTKGTYMEVDDNRSQVETDDLILKPGLVHTIDIERGDEKKGKDPSSEVLSSV